The Longimicrobiales bacterium genome contains a region encoding:
- a CDS encoding Zn-dependent hydrolase yields the protein MKRRDFTRLSAAALTGLTVPHPLWAAGGGHEQQSLSIDPSRLTERMRTLASFGQNDAGGIDRVAFSDANLEALDWVSGLLGEAGFYTHVDVAGNLIGRKAGTNNTLLPLIFGSHIDSVPGGGNFDGQVGSMGSVEVATVLASAGHTTRHPIQVAIFSNEEGGKTGSRALAGEVEPFELEIQTASGYTIGEGLRRLGGDPDRLAEVRRGEGSHTAFLELHIEQGAVMDTDGYDIGVVEGIVGIMRWNVTVRGATNHAGTTPMDRRSDAMVGAARFIDLAHRTAREMPGRQVATVGRLEAEPGAPNVIPGLVRMTLEIRDLTMNGIQNTFDSIRLGVDSVADESSVSFSFERFYTSRAAPTDERIRDIIQNESSSLGLDARRMPSGAGHDAQSMALLGPVGMIFVPSIAGISHAPEEHTADEDIANGTQVLLRTLLALDERGL from the coding sequence ATGAAACGACGAGACTTCACGCGACTGAGCGCTGCCGCGCTCACCGGCCTCACCGTACCGCACCCGCTCTGGGCAGCTGGCGGAGGGCATGAGCAACAGAGCCTCTCCATCGATCCCAGTCGGCTCACCGAACGCATGCGCACCCTCGCCTCCTTCGGACAAAACGACGCTGGGGGTATCGACCGGGTCGCCTTCAGCGACGCCAACCTCGAAGCACTCGACTGGGTCTCAGGCCTCCTGGGAGAAGCGGGTTTCTACACGCACGTGGACGTCGCCGGCAACTTAATTGGCCGAAAGGCCGGCACTAACAACACCCTCCTTCCTCTGATCTTCGGATCACACATCGACTCGGTACCGGGCGGCGGCAACTTCGACGGACAAGTCGGCTCCATGGGGTCGGTCGAAGTCGCCACGGTACTCGCTTCGGCAGGCCACACGACCCGGCACCCCATTCAGGTGGCCATCTTTTCCAATGAGGAGGGTGGAAAGACGGGGAGTCGCGCGCTTGCCGGAGAGGTAGAGCCGTTCGAGCTCGAGATTCAGACCGCGTCCGGTTACACAATCGGAGAAGGTCTGCGCCGTCTGGGGGGCGACCCCGACCGACTGGCTGAGGTACGTCGGGGCGAGGGGTCACACACAGCGTTCCTAGAACTCCATATCGAACAGGGTGCGGTCATGGACACCGATGGCTACGACATCGGTGTTGTGGAAGGCATCGTCGGCATCATGCGCTGGAACGTCACGGTGCGCGGCGCAACGAATCACGCGGGCACAACCCCGATGGACCGCCGCTCGGACGCCATGGTAGGAGCCGCCCGTTTCATTGATCTCGCCCATCGCACGGCACGTGAGATGCCGGGCCGACAGGTCGCAACGGTGGGTCGACTCGAGGCCGAACCGGGTGCGCCTAATGTGATTCCAGGCCTGGTACGCATGACGCTCGAGATCCGCGACCTGACGATGAACGGCATTCAAAACACGTTCGATTCGATTCGGTTGGGAGTAGACTCGGTCGCCGACGAGAGCTCAGTTTCATTTTCGTTCGAGCGTTTCTACACCAGCCGCGCCGCTCCCACCGACGAACGAATTCGCGACATCATCCAGAACGAGTCCTCGTCTCTCGGCTTGGATGCCCGACGCATGCCGTCAGGTGCCGGACACGACGCTCAAAGCATGGCTTTGCTCGGACCGGTCGGAATGATCTTCGTGCCATCGATCGCCGGTATCAGCCACGCCCCTGAAGAGCATACCGCGGACGAGGACATCGCGAACGGAACGCAAGTCCTCTTACGGACCTTGCTGGCCTTGGACGAGCGCGGTCTCTAA
- a CDS encoding tripartite tricarboxylate transporter substrate-binding protein, with protein MTCRSIARVLRDLEISPGAVRTTNLPGAGGGVAFARTVAQRNEDTGLLVAASTSTALLLAQGQYGSLTADDVRWVGALGAEYGILAVAADSPWRTLNDLIADLREDPSSVVVSGGSSVTGQDHMKVLLLAHQAGIDPRTVRYVPFDGGGEAMTALLGGFVHVFSGEVSEVEGQVAAGTLRVLTVMSPERVGGVLADVPTAMESGLDVTWVTWRGYYVPGGISDEEYQRWVGVLTDVGLSQEWEEARRTAGMNPYFLVGETFEAFVNVQVGEFEAMSREIGLIK; from the coding sequence ATGACCTGCCGGTCCATCGCACGCGTCTTGAGAGATCTCGAGATCTCGCCCGGTGCAGTTAGGACGACGAACCTGCCGGGGGCGGGAGGAGGAGTCGCGTTCGCCCGGACGGTCGCGCAACGGAATGAGGATACCGGCCTTCTGGTGGCGGCCTCGACCTCCACAGCTCTACTCTTGGCCCAGGGGCAATACGGCAGCCTGACAGCAGACGACGTGCGGTGGGTGGGAGCCCTCGGCGCCGAATACGGCATACTCGCGGTGGCCGCCGACTCACCATGGCGAACACTGAACGATCTTATCGCCGACCTGCGAGAGGACCCATCGTCGGTAGTTGTATCAGGCGGAAGTTCCGTGACGGGACAGGACCACATGAAGGTCCTCCTCCTGGCGCACCAAGCGGGCATCGATCCCCGGACCGTCCGGTACGTACCCTTCGATGGAGGCGGCGAGGCGATGACCGCCCTGCTGGGTGGATTCGTTCATGTCTTCTCCGGTGAGGTGTCAGAGGTCGAGGGCCAGGTCGCCGCGGGCACGCTACGCGTACTCACCGTCATGTCGCCGGAACGGGTGGGCGGCGTTCTCGCGGACGTCCCGACCGCCATGGAGTCTGGACTGGACGTCACCTGGGTCACTTGGCGCGGCTACTACGTACCGGGCGGAATCAGTGATGAGGAATACCAGCGTTGGGTCGGAGTGCTGACCGATGTCGGGTTGTCTCAAGAATGGGAGGAGGCCCGTCGCACCGCCGGGATGAACCCCTACTTCTTAGTCGGAGAAACTTTCGAGGCGTTCGTGAACGTCCAAGTCGGGGAGTTCGAGGCGATGTCTCGAGAGATCGGACTCATCAAGTGA
- a CDS encoding tripartite tricarboxylate transporter permease: MDALSHLISGFGVALQPLNLALAFVGTFVGTFVGMLPGIGPINAIAILVPVTYALGLPPASALILLAGIYYGSQYGNSISTILLNVPGTASAVVTAIDGHAMTKQGRGGPALAMSAIASFVGGTVSILALVLFAPMLATWAIRFGPAEYFALMVFAFSALSSFAGGSLVRGLASTGFGLWLATIGLDPQSAIPRYTFDSLQLLDGMDFVVVTIGLFAISEVFQLLEETDRGQAASTSYGRVMISAKELASSGWTMARGSVIGFLVGVLPGAGGTIASFLAYSTEERISGSDGDFGNGDIRGVAAPEAANNAAANGAMIPLLTLGVPGSGTTAVLLGALLGLGITPGPLLITEEPELFWGLAASMYIGNLFLLLLNLPLVGVFVKALTAPRWFLVPSVAALAFVAVYAVNGSSLDLVMMTGFGVVGYLMRKFDFPLAPVILGLVLGPIMEKSLRRAMALSGGEWNVLFDSPIAIALWVMAILSLIAPLVLKRKDVPIG; encoded by the coding sequence ATGGATGCGCTGAGCCACCTGATCTCGGGCTTCGGGGTCGCTCTTCAACCGCTGAACTTGGCCCTCGCGTTCGTCGGGACCTTCGTGGGCACGTTCGTTGGGATGCTCCCTGGCATCGGGCCAATAAACGCCATCGCGATTCTGGTCCCCGTTACCTACGCATTGGGGCTCCCACCTGCATCTGCGCTTATCCTGCTCGCCGGGATCTACTACGGCTCTCAATACGGAAACTCGATCAGCACAATTCTGCTCAACGTGCCCGGCACGGCCTCGGCCGTCGTAACTGCGATCGACGGGCACGCCATGACGAAACAGGGACGGGGCGGTCCGGCCCTGGCGATGTCCGCAATCGCCTCGTTCGTCGGCGGCACGGTCTCGATCCTTGCGTTGGTCCTGTTTGCACCGATGCTCGCCACCTGGGCGATCCGTTTCGGGCCGGCTGAGTACTTCGCCCTTATGGTCTTCGCGTTCTCGGCGCTTTCGAGCTTTGCAGGCGGGAGCTTGGTACGGGGCCTGGCATCCACCGGCTTCGGACTCTGGCTCGCCACGATCGGACTCGATCCCCAGAGCGCCATTCCACGCTACACCTTCGATTCCCTGCAGCTGCTCGATGGCATGGATTTCGTCGTCGTCACGATCGGCCTCTTCGCGATCAGCGAAGTCTTCCAGTTACTCGAGGAAACGGACCGAGGACAGGCAGCCTCAACCTCGTATGGCCGGGTGATGATCAGCGCGAAGGAACTGGCCTCCTCCGGCTGGACGATGGCGCGCGGCAGCGTGATCGGATTTCTGGTCGGCGTACTTCCAGGTGCCGGTGGTACGATCGCGTCCTTCCTCGCCTACTCGACGGAGGAACGGATCTCGGGAAGCGATGGGGACTTCGGGAACGGCGACATCCGCGGCGTGGCCGCACCGGAAGCGGCCAACAACGCAGCCGCCAACGGCGCCATGATCCCGTTGCTCACATTGGGGGTGCCGGGGAGCGGAACGACCGCCGTGCTCTTGGGTGCGCTGCTCGGTCTTGGGATCACGCCCGGCCCGCTCCTGATCACGGAAGAGCCAGAACTGTTTTGGGGGCTGGCCGCCTCCATGTACATCGGGAATCTCTTCCTTCTCCTGCTCAACCTTCCGCTCGTGGGCGTTTTTGTGAAAGCGCTGACCGCCCCGAGGTGGTTCCTCGTCCCGAGTGTGGCTGCACTGGCCTTCGTGGCGGTCTACGCCGTCAACGGCAGTAGCCTCGACCTCGTCATGATGACCGGATTCGGTGTGGTTGGATACTTGATGAGGAAGTTCGACTTTCCATTGGCCCCCGTAATCCTCGGGCTCGTTCTCGGGCCGATCATGGAGAAAAGCCTTCGGAGGGCAATGGCGCTCTCGGGCGGCGAATGGAACGTTTTGTTCGATTCTCCGATCGCCATCGCTTTGTGGGTGATGGCAATCCTCAGCCTGATCGCGCCGCTCGTGTTGAAGAGGAAGGACGTTCCCATAGGTTGA
- a CDS encoding amidohydrolase has product MRRLTLAALVAFAAAPLAAQDAKQLITDHVMSHASEYEDLAMEIWDLAEVGYQEHRSSQLLQSRLAEAGFDVTPGVADIPTAFTASYGSGEPVIAILAEFDALPGITQDRTAERNPIDTKSAGHACGHHLFGTGSTAAALAVRDFLERTGQEGTIRLYGTPAEEGGGGKIYMVRAGLFDDVDIVLHWHAGDYNMADAVSSLANISTKFRFRGISAHAAGAPERGRSALDGVEAMNHMVNLMREHVPEATRMHYVTTYGGAAPNVVPDFTEVYHYVRHPDAAVVRELFERLVDTAEGAALGTETQMEYEIINGVYNLLPNVTLAQVIHANLTTVGGVEYTDEEMRFAEVIRESLPEDARPMSAASEVKPFAAPTGARRGGGSTDVGDVSWAVPTAGLRAATWVPGTSSHSWQAVAAGGTSIGTKGMLVAAKTIAMSAVDLFMNPDLIRQARAEFDEKRGPNYQHISLVGDRPPPLDYRANPGN; this is encoded by the coding sequence ATGCGTCGACTGACCCTTGCTGCCCTCGTCGCGTTCGCGGCTGCCCCCTTGGCTGCTCAAGACGCCAAACAACTCATCACGGATCACGTGATGTCCCACGCCTCCGAGTATGAAGATCTGGCAATGGAGATCTGGGATCTGGCCGAAGTGGGCTATCAGGAGCATCGGAGTTCGCAACTCCTGCAGTCCCGTCTGGCCGAGGCGGGATTCGACGTCACCCCAGGTGTAGCCGACATCCCGACGGCATTCACGGCGAGTTACGGCTCCGGCGAGCCGGTGATCGCGATCCTGGCTGAATTCGACGCGCTGCCAGGCATCACCCAGGACCGGACAGCAGAACGCAACCCGATCGACACGAAGTCGGCTGGGCATGCCTGCGGCCACCACCTCTTCGGAACAGGATCCACCGCAGCGGCACTCGCCGTGCGTGATTTCCTCGAAAGGACAGGGCAGGAAGGCACGATTCGCCTCTACGGAACACCTGCGGAAGAAGGCGGCGGCGGGAAGATCTACATGGTGCGGGCAGGACTCTTCGATGACGTCGATATCGTGCTGCACTGGCACGCGGGCGACTACAACATGGCCGACGCTGTGTCCTCGCTCGCAAACATCTCGACCAAGTTCCGCTTCAGGGGCATCAGCGCCCACGCGGCAGGAGCTCCGGAACGTGGACGCTCGGCGCTGGACGGTGTCGAGGCGATGAACCACATGGTCAACCTCATGCGCGAGCACGTCCCAGAGGCGACGCGGATGCACTACGTGACCACCTACGGCGGCGCAGCCCCCAACGTGGTCCCCGATTTTACCGAGGTCTACCATTACGTCCGGCACCCTGACGCAGCCGTGGTGCGCGAACTCTTCGAGCGACTCGTTGACACAGCGGAAGGCGCGGCGCTCGGTACCGAGACCCAGATGGAGTACGAGATCATCAACGGGGTGTACAACCTGCTCCCGAACGTGACCCTCGCGCAGGTCATCCACGCGAACCTGACCACGGTGGGTGGCGTCGAGTACACCGACGAGGAGATGCGCTTCGCTGAAGTGATCAGGGAATCGCTCCCGGAAGACGCTAGGCCGATGTCAGCCGCGTCCGAAGTGAAGCCATTCGCTGCCCCGACGGGCGCGCGCCGAGGGGGAGGCTCCACAGACGTCGGTGATGTCAGTTGGGCAGTCCCGACCGCGGGACTGCGGGCAGCCACTTGGGTCCCCGGCACGTCCTCACACTCATGGCAGGCAGTCGCCGCCGGCGGCACATCCATTGGAACGAAAGGCATGCTCGTCGCTGCCAAGACAATCGCCATGAGCGCTGTCGATCTCTTCATGAACCCGGACCTGATTCGACAGGCTCGAGCGGAGTTCGACGAGAAGCGGGGCCCGAACTACCAGCACATCTCGCTGGTGGGCGACCGGCCGCCACCACTGGACTACAGGGCCAACCCGGGGAACTAG
- a CDS encoding Rid family hydrolase, which translates to MRLKNATSWMMAFALLAAGCTVEERADRDSETASAPKPRKEIIQPEGVTRLPVFSTAVRSGNLIFLSGAIGALPNVLPPTLIEGGIVPEARLAMDNLYVGLEAAGVGWEDVVKCTVFLADMVDYGPFNEVYLEYFPSDPPARSAMSVRGLAFDARVEVECIAAVPEGS; encoded by the coding sequence ATGCGGCTCAAGAATGCAACTTCGTGGATGATGGCTTTCGCACTGCTCGCCGCAGGATGCACTGTGGAAGAGCGAGCCGACCGGGACAGTGAAACCGCTTCCGCCCCGAAGCCCCGGAAGGAGATCATTCAACCCGAAGGAGTGACCCGGCTACCGGTTTTCTCCACTGCGGTCCGAAGCGGAAATCTCATCTTCCTCTCCGGCGCGATTGGCGCCTTGCCCAACGTCTTACCTCCGACGCTCATCGAGGGCGGCATCGTCCCAGAAGCCCGACTGGCTATGGACAATCTCTATGTGGGTCTCGAAGCCGCAGGAGTAGGCTGGGAAGACGTTGTGAAATGCACTGTCTTCTTGGCGGACATGGTCGACTATGGTCCGTTCAACGAGGTGTATCTCGAGTATTTCCCATCCGATCCGCCCGCGCGCTCAGCGATGTCCGTGCGCGGGCTCGCGTTCGATGCGCGAGTGGAAGTGGAGTGTATCGCTGCCGTTCCTGAGGGGAGCTAA
- a CDS encoding amidohydrolase: MKRMGRGSMVALVCGTMACAGPSTASRDGVDLVLTNGKIVTVDDALPEAEAVAISGDRIIAVGTSSEIDAMIGEDTEVVDLEGRLAIPSFIEGHGHYVRLGESKTILDLTVATSWQDMVDIVAEAVASAPPGAWIEGAGWHQEKWASTPAGSVEGVPTHRSMTAVSPENPVMLSHASGHAAFANLMAMDMAGIDEDTADPIGGTIVRGNNGEATGLLRENADALVFDVIAEAKAKRSEEEQWDEFVRYVQLAGEEALSKGVTTFHSAGPNFETIDALKRLADEGALPIRLYLMVRNESNESMRARLSDYYMVGYGDNHLTVRSIKRQIDGALGSHGAWMLDEYEDLETIGLTVEDPDDIAETAAIAFEQGWQLNTHAIGDRANRVVLDVYEGAFGTAASPDRRWRIEHAQHVHPADVQRFADLGVIASMQGIHATSDAPWVFARLGAERAESGAYLWRSFMDAGVVINNGTDVPVEDISPMASLAASVVRQDKDGNDFFPDQKMTRMEALRSYTINNAFAAFEEDLKGSITVGKLADIAVLDRDIMTVPESEMAGALVDMTILGGEIRYRRGN; this comes from the coding sequence ATGAAACGAATGGGCCGTGGGTCCATGGTCGCGCTGGTTTGCGGAACGATGGCGTGTGCTGGCCCGTCTACGGCTTCTCGCGACGGGGTGGACCTCGTGCTGACCAACGGGAAGATCGTCACGGTGGACGATGCGCTCCCGGAGGCCGAGGCCGTTGCGATAAGCGGAGACCGTATCATCGCGGTGGGTACGAGCTCGGAAATCGATGCCATGATCGGTGAGGACACCGAGGTGGTGGATCTCGAGGGCCGCCTGGCGATCCCTAGCTTTATCGAAGGTCACGGCCACTACGTGCGCCTAGGCGAATCGAAGACCATCCTGGACCTGACTGTTGCCACCAGCTGGCAGGACATGGTGGACATTGTTGCTGAAGCTGTGGCGTCAGCACCTCCTGGCGCCTGGATCGAGGGGGCTGGCTGGCACCAAGAGAAATGGGCATCGACCCCGGCAGGATCGGTCGAGGGCGTGCCCACCCATCGCTCGATGACGGCAGTGTCTCCTGAGAACCCGGTCATGCTCTCGCACGCGAGTGGACACGCCGCGTTCGCGAACCTGATGGCCATGGACATGGCAGGCATCGACGAAGACACCGCTGACCCGATTGGTGGCACCATCGTGCGAGGCAACAACGGTGAGGCCACGGGACTCCTGCGCGAAAACGCCGATGCGCTCGTTTTTGACGTCATCGCGGAAGCCAAGGCCAAACGCTCTGAAGAAGAGCAATGGGACGAATTCGTGCGGTACGTCCAACTCGCAGGTGAAGAAGCGTTGTCTAAAGGTGTGACGACGTTCCACTCGGCCGGTCCGAACTTCGAGACGATCGATGCTCTCAAGCGCTTGGCGGACGAAGGTGCGCTCCCGATCCGCCTCTACTTGATGGTCCGGAACGAGAGCAACGAGTCGATGCGTGCTCGGCTCAGTGACTATTACATGGTCGGCTACGGAGACAACCATCTGACGGTGCGTTCTATCAAGCGTCAGATCGATGGAGCCCTCGGTTCCCATGGTGCGTGGATGCTGGACGAATACGAGGATCTGGAAACCATCGGCCTTACGGTTGAAGATCCGGATGACATTGCCGAGACGGCCGCGATCGCGTTCGAACAGGGGTGGCAGCTCAACACACACGCCATTGGCGATCGTGCGAATCGTGTCGTGCTCGACGTCTATGAAGGCGCGTTCGGTACTGCCGCCTCACCCGACCGACGTTGGCGCATCGAGCACGCGCAGCATGTGCACCCCGCCGACGTTCAGCGCTTTGCCGATCTCGGCGTGATCGCCTCGATGCAGGGCATCCACGCGACCTCGGATGCGCCGTGGGTGTTCGCACGCCTAGGGGCGGAACGGGCTGAGAGTGGGGCCTATCTGTGGCGGTCGTTCATGGACGCGGGTGTGGTCATCAACAACGGTACCGACGTTCCCGTCGAGGACATTTCTCCGATGGCATCGCTCGCAGCTTCCGTGGTCCGGCAGGACAAAGACGGGAACGACTTCTTCCCGGACCAGAAGATGACGCGAATGGAGGCGTTGAGGAGTTACACGATCAACAACGCCTTTGCGGCGTTCGAGGAAGATCTCAAGGGTTCGATCACCGTCGGCAAACTCGCTGACATCGCCGTGTTGGATCGAGACATCATGACGGTGCCGGAGTCAGAAATGGCCGGGGCTCTTGTGGACATGACCATTCTAGGTGGCGAGATCCGTTACCGACGGGGGAACTGA
- a CDS encoding tripartite tricarboxylate transporter TctB family protein: protein MTQIPEAMPRKSTRVAGAVLVILAAAIGLEATTFNVAFVTDAIGPKALPMLVALILGIAALRMLIVPDSDVSWPAQGPALRIVGAGVAFILYAGLLPWIGFFTCTTAVVSILSLLYDGPPRKSLLAAAALSGILWLLFVVLLGLALPIGELWMR from the coding sequence GTGACGCAGATCCCGGAAGCGATGCCCAGGAAGAGCACTCGTGTCGCGGGGGCCGTGCTGGTAATCCTCGCGGCGGCGATCGGTCTCGAAGCCACGACGTTCAACGTCGCCTTCGTGACCGACGCGATCGGGCCCAAAGCGCTGCCCATGCTGGTGGCGCTAATCCTGGGGATTGCGGCCCTGCGCATGCTCATCGTCCCCGACAGCGACGTTTCCTGGCCGGCCCAGGGGCCAGCCTTGAGGATCGTCGGCGCAGGGGTCGCGTTCATCTTGTACGCAGGGCTTCTCCCCTGGATTGGCTTCTTCACATGCACGACGGCGGTCGTGTCGATCCTGTCCTTGCTCTACGACGGGCCCCCTAGAAAAAGCCTGCTCGCCGCCGCAGCCCTCTCCGGGATCTTGTGGCTGCTTTTCGTCGTGTTGTTAGGGCTGGCGCTCCCCATCGGTGAATTATGGATGCGCTGA